Proteins encoded together in one Lagopus muta isolate bLagMut1 chromosome 3, bLagMut1 primary, whole genome shotgun sequence window:
- the CDYL gene encoding chromodomain Y-like protein isoform X2 has protein sequence MEALAANGTTNIQTSVTGVTASKRRFIDDRRDQPFDKRLRFSVRQTESAYRYRDIVVRKQDGFTHILLSTKSSENNSLNPEVMKEVQSALNTAAADDSKLVLFSAVGSIFCCGLDFIYFIRRLTDDRKKESTKMAEAIRNFVNTFIQFKKPIIVAVNGPAIGLGASILPLCDVVWANEKAWFQTPYTTFGQSPDGCSSLTFPRIMGLASANEMLFSGRKLTAQEACAKGLVSQVFWPGTFTQEVMVRIKELVTCNSVVLEESKALVRNIMKVDLEQANEKECEVLKKIWGSAQGMDSMLKYLQRKIDEF, from the exons ATGGAAGCATTAGCAGCCAATGGTACAACCAACATACAGACTTCTGTGACAGGAGTGACAGCCAGCAAGCGGAGGTTTATTGACGACAGGAGGGATCAACCTTTTGATAAAAGGCTGCGGTTCAGTGTGAGACAAACGGAGAGTGCATACCGGTACAGAGACATTGTTGTCAGGAAACAAGATGGATTCACGCACATCTTGCTATCAACAAAATCATCTGAAAATAACTCACTAAATCCAGAG gtaatGAAGGAAGTCCAAAGTGCACtgaacacagcagctgcagatgaCAGCAAACTCGTGCTGTTCAGTGCAGTTGGTAGCATTTTCTGCTGCGgtcttgattttatttattttatacgACGTTTAACAGATgatagaaaaaaggaaagcactAAGATGGCAGAAGCTATTAG gaattTTGTGAATACTTTTATTCAGTTTAAGAAGCCTATCATTGTAGCAGTAAATGGCCCAGCCATTGGACTTGGAGCATCTATATTGCCTCTGTGTGACGTGGTTTGGGCTAATGAGAAGGCTTGGTTTCAGACACCATACACTACTTTTGGACAAAGTCCAGATGGATGTTCATCCCTTACATTCCCCCGGATAATGGGCCTGGCTTCT GCCAATGAAATGTTGTTCAGTGGAAGGAAGTTGACTGCGCAGGAAGCTTGTGCCAAAGGACTGGTCTCTCAAGTGTTTTGGCCAGGAACGTTCACACAAGAAGTAATGGTTCGAATAAAGGAACTGGTGACATGTAATTCAGTT GTACTTGAAGAATCCAAAGCTCTAGTACGTAATATTATGAAGGTGGACTTGgaacaagcaaatgaaaaagagtgtgaagttttgaagaaaatctgGGGCTCAGCACAGGGGATGGACTCCATGTTAAAatatctgcaaagaaaaatcgATGAGTTCTGA